A stretch of Cucumis sativus cultivar 9930 chromosome 2, Cucumber_9930_V3, whole genome shotgun sequence DNA encodes these proteins:
- the LOC101214629 gene encoding prostatic spermine-binding protein → MELDCVSFVERTMWVRSVLEAMAVDTVFTTANSLACLLAAAGAMLNIANGTPGLAAIEERFPFSELHKKESPDQENKDGSETEDDEDDDDDDDANDQDDDDDDEDFSGGEEGDDGDPEDDPEANGDGRAGGDEEDDDDDDDNGDDDDEDEDEDEDEDEEDEEEETPQPPAKKRK, encoded by the exons ATGGAGTTGGACTGTGTAAGCTTCGTGGAGAGGACCATGTGGGTGCGCTCTGTTTTGGAAGCTATGGCGGTGGACACTGTTTTCACCACTGCAAACTCCCTTGCTTGCCTTCTGGCGGCG GCAGGAGCTATGTTAAATATTGCTAATGGTACACCAGGACTGGCAGCAATTGAGGAAAG GTTTCCTTTCTCTGAACTTCACAAAAAGGAAAGCCCTGATCAGGAAAACAAAGATGGCAGTGAAACGGaggatgatgaagatgacGACGACGACGATGATGCGAATGATCAGGATGACGACGACGATGATGAAGATTTCTCTGGAGGTGAAGAAGGTGATGACGGTGATCCAGAGGATGATCCTGAAGCAAATGGTGATGGAAGAGCTGGAGGTGATGAGGAAGATGACGATGACGATGATGACAATGGAGATGACGATGATGAAGATGAGGATGAGGACGAAGATGAGGACGAAGAAGACGAAGAGGAGGAAACACCCCAGCCACCAGCCAAGAAGAGGAAGTGA
- the LOC101215108 gene encoding triphosphate tunnel metalloenzyme 3 has product MEVEVKLRLPDAVSHGQVSTLLSSFHIKTHRQENFFFDGLSGELSSRLAVLRIRFYDGDARCVICLKARAVLVDGVSRVEEDEEELEPSVGRACVEDPQKLKEVESRIMGRVKDEYGEYGFVGLGGFRNVRSVFEWNGLKLELDETSFEFGTLYEIECESNDPDAAKKMLEDLLKENEIAYSYSEASKFAIFRSGKLS; this is encoded by the coding sequence ATGGAGGTGGAGGTGAAGCTTCGCCTTCCGGATGCTGTTTCTCATGGTCAGGTATCAACTCTTCTTTCGtcatttcatattaaaacCCACCGTCAAGAGAATTTCTTCTTTGATGGCTTGTCCGGTGAGCTTTCGTCTCGGTTAGCGGTTCTCCGTATCCGATTTTACGACGGGGATGCTCGTTGTGTGATTTGTCTGAAAGCAAGAGCGGTTCTGGTTGACGGTGTTAGTCGAgttgaggaagatgaagaggaaTTGGAGCCATCTGTTGGCCGGGCCTGCGTGGAGGATCCGCAGAAGTTGAAAGAAGTGGAGTCTAGGATTATGGGGAGGGTTAAAGATGAATATGGGGAATATGGATTTGTGGGTTTAGGAGGGTTTAGGAATGTGCGGAGTGTGTTTGAATGGAATGGATTGAAATTGGAATTGGATGAGACTAGTTTTGAGTTTGGGACTTTGTATGAGATTGAGTGCGAAAGCAATGATCCAGATGCAGCCAAGAAAATGCTTGAGGACTTgttgaaggaaaatgaaattgcgTACTCGTACTCTGAAGCTTCAAAGTTTGCTATTTTCCGATCTGGGAAGCTCTCATAA
- the LOC101214388 gene encoding prostatic spermine-binding protein, whose product MELDKVGYSLDDTSLWFPSVLEALTVEALLTAANSLAWFLTTAGALLNDVNAPPGFTAIGKNFPFEELHAKNNPDRENVDGSETEDDKDGDEVDDDDANDQDGGEDVEDFSAEEGDDGDLEDDPEASGNGRAGGDEEDDGEDDDDDANDPDEDDDDDDDEDFSAEEGDEGDQEDDPEASGNGRIEGVEEEDDDDDDDDGDEDDDDDDEEDEDDEDEDDDEETLEPPAKRRK is encoded by the exons ATGGAGTTGGACAAAGTGGGTTACTCCCTGGACGACACTTCTCTTTGGTTTCCTTCTGTTTTGGAAGCTTTGACGGTGGAGGCTCTTCTCACTGCTGCTAACTCTCTTGCTTGGTTTTTAACCACG GCAGGAGCTCTGTTAAATGATGTCAATGCTCCACCAGGATTCACTGCAATTGggaaaaa CTTTCCTTTTGAAGAACTTCATGCAAAGAATAATCCAGATCGAGAAAATGTAGATGGCAGTGAAACAGAGGATGATAAAGATGGGGATGaagttgatgatgatgatgcaAATGACCAGGATGGAGGGGAAGATGTTGAAGATTTCTCAGCCGAAGAAGGTGATGACGGAGATCTAGAAGATGACCCTGAAGCAAGTGGCAATGGAAGGGCCGGAGGAGATGAGGAGGATGATGGAGAAGATGACGATGACGATGCAAATGATCCAGATGAAGATGACGACGacgatgatgatgaagatttCTCCGCTGAAGAAGGGGATGAGGGTGATCAAGAGGATGACCCTGAAGCAAGTGGTAATGGAAGAATTGAAGGTGTTGAGGAGGAAGACGatgacgacgacgacgacgatgGAGATGAGGACGACGACGATGACGATGAAGAGGATGAAGATGACGAGGACGAAGATGATGACGAGGAAACACTCGAACCACCAGCTAagagaagaaagtga
- the LOC101213182 gene encoding protein S-acyltransferase 24, with product MSSEIEVVDEVQSRDQQPSQNASASTANGDADESLRNDVYTAAAYGDLEKLQRLVECEGCSVSEPDGLGYYALQWAALNNRTAAARYIIEHGGDVNAADHTGQTALHWSAVRGAIQVAEVLLQEGAVVNAADMYGYQTTHVAAQYGQTAFLYHIVSKWNADPDVPDNDGRSPLHWAAYKGFADCIRLLLFLDAYRGRQDKEGCTPLHWAAIRGNLEACTVLVQAGKKEDLVVTDNTGLTPAQLASDKNHRQVAFFLGNARRLLDKRCDGNTRLGKFSKLGLAPVLWCLIFLLLVTYIHSVILASNLPKLPSGLGLLAWMGVFLATTGLLMFYRCSSKDPGFIRMDVHDSENMKDDEPLLKIEVNNPALLAGNWSQLCATCKIVRPLRAKHCSTCNRCVEQFDHHCPWVSNCIGKKNKWDFFIFLILEVSAMLITGAVTITRVITDPSSPSSFGAWINHIGNHHVGAISFLIVDFFLFFGVAVLTIVQASQISRNITTNEMANAMRYSYLRGPGGRFRNPYDHGIRKNCSDFLIKGYNEDIEYNESSSHSEEMEAMSSPMNSVLQNGDSHSHHANGNNHIAINMNSKNTTSHHGHSHSSNCSHSNHGKAKNDAVPLGLGLGLGRLSTRSVAAS from the exons ATGTCTTCGGAAATTGAGGTCGTCGATGAGGTTCAATCCCGGGATCAACAGCCTTCCCAGAATGCTTCTGCTTCCACTGCCAATGGCGATGCGGATGAGAGTTTGAGGAATGATGTATACACGGCTGCGGCTTATGGGGATTTGGAGAAGCTTCAGAGATTGGTCGAGTGCGAGGGTTGCTCCGTTTCTGAGCCTGATGGCCTTGGTTACTATGCTCTTCAGTGGGCTGCTCTTAATAATCGTACTGCCGCTGCTCGGTATATAATTGAG CATGGAGGTGATGTAAATGCCGCAGATCATACTGGGCAAACGGCCTTACATTGGAGTGCTGTTCGTGGAGCCATTCAGGTGGCCGAGGTTTTACTCCAAGAGGGAGCTGTAGTCAATGCTGCTGATATGTATGGCTATCAG ACAACCCATGTTGCAGCTCAATACGGTCAAACAGCTTTTCTCTATCATATTGTTTCAAAATGGAATGCGGATCCCGATGTTCCTGACAATGATGGGAGAAGTCCTTTACACTG GGCTGCATACAAAGGTTTTGCTGATTGTATACgacttcttttgtttttggatgCATATCGGGGACGCCAAGACAAAGAAG gCTGCACTCCTCTCCATTGGGCAGCTATTAGGGGTAATTTAGAGGCATGTACAGTGTTAGTGCAAGCTGGAAAGAAAGAGGATTTGGTGGTGACTGATAATACTGGCCTTACACCAGCACAACTTGCTTCCGACAAGAACCACAGACAAGTTGCCTTTTTTCTT GGAAATGCTAGAAGGCTGCTTGACAAACGTTGTGATGGAAATACCCGCcttggaaaattttcaaaactaggACTTGCCCCTGTTCTTTGGTGTTTAATCTTTCTGTTGCTCGTGACATATATTCATTCTGTCATTTTAG CATCAAATCTGCCAAAGTTACCATCTGGCTTAGGACTTCTTGCATGGATGGGTGTTTTTTTAGCAACTACAGGTCTGCTTATGTTTTATAGATGTAGCAG CAAAGATCCAGGTTTCATTAGAATGGACGTGCACGACTCTGAGAATATGAAAGATGAC GAACCTTTGTTGAAGATTGAGGTCAACAATCCCGCTTTGCTGGCTGGGAATTGGTCTCAGCTCTGTGCTACTTGCAAG ATTGTCAGACCTCTTCGTGCAAAGCACTGTTCAACTTGTAATCGATGTGTTGAACAATTCGATCATCACTGCCCTTGGGTATCCAATTGTATTGGCAAG aaaaacaaatgggatttctttatatttctcattttGGAAGTTTCAGCAATGTTGATCACTGGAGCAGTTACCATTACAA GAGTTATAACTGATCCATCATCTCCGTCGTCTTTTGGAGCTTGGATTAATCACATCGGAAACCATCATGTTGGTGCTATATCCTTTCTCATTGTtgatttcttcctcttctttggTGTGGCAGTCTTAACAATTGTCCAAGCATCTCAG ATATCTCGTAATATTACTACAAACGAAATGGCAAATGCTATGCGGTATAGTTATCTGCGTGGCCCTGGAGGTCGGTTTAGGAATCCTTATGATCATGGGATCAGGAAAAATTGTTCAGATTTTCTGATAAAGGGATACAACGAAGATATAGAGTATAATGAAAGCTCGTCACATTCAGAAGAGATGGAAGCAATGTCTTCACCAATGAATTCAGTCTTGCAAAATGGGGACTCTCATTCTCACCACGCCAATGGAAACAACCACATAGCAATAAATATGAATTCTAAGAATACAACTAGCCATCACGGCCATTCTCATTCTTCAAATTGTAGTCACAGTAACCATGGGAAAGCTAAAAACGATGCTGTCCCATTGGGCTTAGGTCTTGGCCTTGGGCGTTTATCAACTCGCTCAGTAGCAGCCTCATGA
- the LOC101213427 gene encoding NEDD8 ultimate buster 1, with protein sequence MAKLKISGPWTGVLDVELDNWTVVMLREEIARRSNCGVESINLISGGRILKDGDGSEKLVHLGLKNNSRILARRVAAEEGKALKNELMAEEERSSRLARVKAAATALAERHANGFLPVEDFNMELEDQSGQKVNFGSETDQKAIMMGLMLHANAKQLIRKGNYKDALEVLVMGEEAFTLCNPKLIEFVDNVSILQIDMVWCYFMLKDIKWLSDAGLRLAKAREGIERAHGKDSSRVRILQAGCHPELALHLRLELLEGVAAYHSCRFDKSREAINSARAKYFQLQVSDKALSHVMDMGFKEKEAKRALRMCYQDVCKAVDFLFEERTRRERKREEDVRRQEEIMEQKLYGMTPSKKAVNLQILEKLASIGYEKELAAEALRRNENDIQKALDDLISPESNSVIQNAVESRKRKRQRKRADDAVDKLVCMGFDKTRAEAAFEAGGSLEQAVIILSDPGTNSTVDGQPDSVNAALTSEGASSSLSNIAENQEMLDTLDDEGGPSIGEEDRDLEMEDELARELNGATAVSDYDMDVTKEGEAITEYLGLLDSMMNSENA encoded by the exons ATGGCCAAACTCAAGATTTCAGGTCCATGGACTGGTGTGTTGGATGTAGAACTCGATAATTGGACTGTTGTCATGTTGAGGGAAGAAATTGCAAGACGATCGAACTGTGGTGTAGAGtctatcaatttaatttctgGTGGCAGAATCTTGAAAGATGGTGATGGAAGCGAGAAGCTGGTTCATTTGGGTCTTAAGAACAACTCTAGGATTCTTGCGAGACGGGTTGCTGCTGAAGAGGGGAAGGCACTCAAGAATGAATTGATGGCTGAGGAAGAACGCTCTTCCAGGCTTGCTCGAGTCAA GGCAGCTGCCACTGCTCTTGCTGAGAGGCATGCTAATGGTTTTCTCCCAGTTGAAGATTTCAATATGGAACTGGAGGATCAAAGTGGCCAGAAAGTTAATTTTGGGTCTGAAACTGACCAAAA GGCAATCATGATGGGTCTTATGCTTCATGCAAACGCAAAGCAGCTgataagaaaaggaaactaCAAAGATGCATTAGAAGTACTCGTCATGGGAGAG GAGGCTTTTACTCTATGCAATCCAAAACTTATTGAG TTTGTTGACAACGTCTCAATACTTCAAATAGACATGGTTTGGTGCTATTTCATGCTAAAAGACATCAAGTGGCTCTCAGATGCCGGATTACGCCTTGCAAAGGCTAGAGAAGGAATCGAACGTGCCCATGGGAAGGACTCTTCCCGCGTTCGAATCCTTCAAGCTGGTTGCCATCCTGAGCTTGCCTT ACATTTGAGACTGGAGCTGCTGGAGGGGGTGGCTGCATATCACAGCTGTAGGTTTGATAAGTCTCGGGAAGCAATCAACTCAGCACGAGCAAAATATTTTCAG TTACAAGTGTCAGACAAAGCATTATCACATGTTATGGATATgggatttaaagaaaaagaagcaaagaGAGCACTGCGCATGTGCTATCAAGATGTATGTAAGGctgttgattttctttttgaggaAAGAAcaaggagagagagaaaacggGAAGAGGATGTTCGACGCCAGGAAGAAATCAT GGAGCAAAAACTATATGGAATGACGCCCTCCAAGAAAGCTGTCAATCTTCAGATATTGGAAAAACTGGCATCTATTGG GTATGAGAAGGAATTAGCTGCCGAAGCCCTGAGAAGAAATGAGAATGACATACAGAAAGCATTGGATGATTTGATAAGCCCAGAGTCTAACTCTGTTATACAG AATGCTGTCGAGTCAAGGAAAAGGAAACGACAACGTAAAAGAGCAGATGATGCAGTTGATAAGCTGGTTTGCATGGGTTTTGATAAAACAAGAG CCGAGGCAGCTTTTGAGGCTGGTGGCTCCTTAGAGCAAGCAGTAATTATACTATCAGATCCTGGGACAAACAGTACGGTCGATGGGCAACCTGACTCGGTCAATGCAGCCTTGACTTCTGAGGGTGCAAGTTCCTCCCTTTCAAACATTGCAGAAAACCAAGAAATGTTGGACACCTTGGATGATGAGGGAGGGCCTTCTATCGGTGAAGAAGACCGAGACTTGGAGATGGAAGATGAACTTGCTAGAGAACTCAACGGCGCTACTGCCGTATCGGATTACGACATGGATGTAACAAAAGAAGGAGAAGCCATAACAGAGTATTTGGGTTTGTTGGACTCAATGATGAATTCTGAGAATGCCTAA
- the LOC101203962 gene encoding protein ALP1-like — MATRGLAGDKRTTRSSAMNAAAAAITRSKAKKLDQENHLNHQLITLIETTISSAHSFLSLNDLHLLPSQTLALESLLCSTSSSLHALSPRLPKLSLPPPLPPPRQCWFQRFLSATSDVDCDPRWNLSFRMSKSSFSLLLRLLSPIQSSPSSSVPPDCALAAALFRLAHGASYKAVGRRFGIDSADACRSFYAVCKAINEKLGHLLELRSDIDRIVVGFGWISLPNCCGVLGLRRFGFEGELKNGSLLVQALVDAEGRFLDVSAGWPSSMKPATILRQSKLYAEIEKSSELLKGPVYNLDNEKPIPQYLIGDSCFPLLPWLLTPYMELNEEDSSGFCGRAFNSTHGRAMALVNTAFCRLRARWKLLSKPWKEGCRDFFPFIILTGCLLQNFLIKCSEKLDEEQDQEEGASCSSEEQKFPLFDGEIGDGRGKDIRDALALHLSSLNYRR, encoded by the coding sequence ATGGCCACCAGAGGACTCGCCGGGGACAAGAGAACCACCAGAAGTTCCGCCATGAACGCTGCCGCCGCCGCCATTACCAGAAGCAAGGCCAAGAAACTCGATCAAGAGAACCATCTTAACCATCAACTGATAACCCTCATCGAAACCACCATTTCTTCTGCTCactcctttctctctctcaacgATCTTCACCTTCTTCCCTCTCAAACCCTCGCCCTTGAATCCCTACTTTGTTCcacttcatcttctcttcacGCTCTTTCTCCTCGTCTCCCAAAACTTTCCCTACCTCCGCCACTACCTCCACCGCGCCAATGCTGGTTCCAGCGCTTCCTATCCGCGACATCGGACGTCGATTGCGATCCGAGATGGAATCTCTCTTTCCGTATGTCGAAATCCTCTTTCTCCCTCCTCCTTCGTCTCCTTTCTCCGATTCAAAGCTCCCCATCCTCTTCAGTTCCTCCCGATTGTGCTTTAGCTGCTGCGCTTTTCCGATTGGCGCATGGCGCGAGCTACAAGGCGGTTGGGAGACGGTTTGGGATCGATTCTGCTGATGCTTGTCGGTCGTTTTATGCTGTTTGTAAAGCTATTAATGAGAAATTGGGGCATTTGCTTGAGTTACGGTCTGACATTGATCGGATTGTTGTGGGATTTGGGTGGATTTCGCTTCCGAATTGTTGTGGGGTTTTAGGTCTAAGAAGATTTGGGTTTGAAGGTGAGCTGAAAAATGGATCGCTTCTGGTTCAAGCATTAGTCGATGCTGAAGGGAGGTTTCTGGATGTCTCTGCTGGTTGGCCGAGCTCCATGAAACCTGCAACAATCTTGCGGCAGAGCAAACTATATGCAGAAATTGAGAAATCTAGTGAATTACTGAAGGGTCCTGTTTATAATCTCGACAATGAAAAACCCATTCCCCAATACTTGATCGGTGATTCTTGCTTCCCCCTTTTGCCATGGCTTTTGACACCATATATGGAACTGAATGAAGAAGATAGTTCTGGCTTTTGTGGGAGAGCATTCAATTCCACACATGGCCGTGCAATGGCGTTGGTTAACACAGCATTTTGCAGACTCCGAGCTCGGTGGAAGCTCTTGTCAAAACCATGGAAGGAAGGATGTAGAGATTTTTTCCCATTTATTATATTGACTGGATGTCTGCTGCAGAATTTCCTGATTAAATGCAGTGAGAAACTAGATGAAGAGCAAGATCAAGAAGAAGGAGCAAGTTGCTCAAGTGAGGAGCAAAAGTTTCCTCTTTTCGATGGTGAGATAGGAGATGGTAGAGGAAAGGATATCAGAGATGCCCTTGCCTTGCACTTGAGTAGCCTGAACTACAGAAGATGA
- the LOC101214871 gene encoding temperature-induced lipocalin-1, with amino-acid sequence MVKTEMDVMKDVDLKRYMGRWYEIASFPSRFQPKNGANTRATYTLRDERTVNVLNETWVDGKRGFIEGTAVKANPDSDEAKLKVKFYVPPFMPIIPVVGDYWVLYLDHDYHHALIGQPSRNYLWILCRQNHLDEEIYNQLVEKAKEQGYDVSKLRRTTHTDPPPEGDEGPKDTKGIWWIKSIFGK; translated from the exons ATGGTGAAGACAGAGATGGATGTTATGAAGGATGTTGACCTTAAGAGGTATATGGGTCGGTGGTATGAAATAGCCTCATTTCCTTCTAGGTTTCAGCCGAAAAATGGAGCTAATACCAGAGCGACCTACACCCTGAGAGATGAAAGGACGGTGAATGTTCTAAATGAGACATGGGTTGATGGTAAGAGGGGTTTCATTGAAGGCACTGCTGTTAAAGCTAATCCTGACAGTGATGAAGCCAAGCTTAAAGTTAAATTCTATGTTCCTCCATTCATGCCTATTATTCCTGTTGTTGGTGATTACTGGGTTTTGTATCTTGATCATGATTATCATCATGCTTTGATTGGCCAGCCTAGCAGAAACTATCTATGG ATATTGTGCAGGCAGAATCATTTGGATGAGGAGATATATAATCAATTGGTGGAGAAAGCTAAGGAACAGGGTTATGATGTGAGCAAGCTTCGTAGGACAACACATACTGATCCTCCACCAGAAGGAGATGAAGGCCCCAAAGATACTAAAGGAATATGGTGGATCAAATCAATCTTTGGAAAATGA